GCTTTACCGATTTTAACCTGCCTCGGAAATTCTCCATTCTTAATTCGTGCGTAGATGGATTTTCTACTTAGACTGACTTTATCTGACACCTCGTGGAAGTTCAGCAGAACCAGATCAGTCATGGTGCGCCTCCCCATTAACTCCGAGAAGAGGTAATACAGTTTTATTATTGATTTTTTTTCGGTTAAACATTTTATTTGCCCTTAGCCAGGGCATCCGTGCGTTATTTCTACCCGTTCAATTCGACTGCGTGCCCAAGGGATAGATGGCATCGCAGTAGCACGCGGGAGGTTCTGGCAAGACCTCATAGGCAAATACTATTGTAATAAGCCTAATCGGTCAATAAATAATCCTTGACATTTGTATAGCCACCTATTTTCGTGCTGTCAACTCTTAGGAGCGCTGGGTTGTAGGT
This genomic stretch from Halopseudomonas pelagia harbors:
- a CDS encoding helix-turn-helix transcriptional regulator encodes the protein MTDLVLLNFHEVSDKVSLSRKSIYARIKNGEFPRQVKIGKASRWLKHEVEAWILNAAAGRS